Proteins from one Buchnera aphidicola (Cinara laricifoliae) genomic window:
- a CDS encoding FliG C-terminal domain-containing protein, whose product MIYLSGIQKSALLLISMDVQQSAAVLKCFNNSEISMFIDAMFSLNDNLIKYIDVVIDEFYDLLNKNKIINFDIKTRISQIIENTIDSDMSYKLLKKSFIKNDFLHNITMLEQLDAEDIFFFLQNENLNIISALLLHINETVSIKILSFFNETKRLDILKKMANCKKLHYLGFIELNKIIRYFLYIKRSSSLEEARINQVVNILSYFKCDDIIHFINQIKTPYINILNKIISKNFKFRDIISIDDYGIKFIINNTDLDHLCIVLNHINDSLKNKFISNMSYEKYEYFKKNNLLNQSITDDIIYLKKNLLLKNIKNFIRDNKIIIRKK is encoded by the coding sequence ATGATATATTTAAGTGGTATACAAAAAAGTGCTTTATTATTAATATCTATGGATGTACAGCAATCAGCTGCTGTTTTAAAGTGTTTTAACAACTCAGAAATCAGTATGTTTATAGATGCAATGTTTTCATTAAATGATAATTTAATTAAATATATTGATGTTGTGATAGATGAATTCTATGATTTATTAAATAAAAATAAAATTATTAATTTTGATATAAAAACACGTATATCACAGATTATAGAAAATACGATTGATTCAGATATGTCATATAAATTATTAAAAAAAAGTTTTATAAAAAATGATTTTTTACATAACATAACTATGTTAGAACAATTAGATGCAGAAGATATTTTTTTTTTTCTCCAAAACGAGAATTTAAATATTATTTCAGCACTGTTGCTTCATATAAATGAGACGGTGTCTATAAAAATATTATCATTTTTTAATGAAACAAAAAGATTAGATATTTTAAAAAAGATGGCAAATTGTAAAAAACTACATTATTTGGGATTTATAGAATTAAATAAAATTATTCGTTATTTTTTATATATAAAACGATCCTCCTCTTTAGAGGAAGCCAGAATTAATCAAGTAGTTAATATTTTATCTTATTTTAAATGTGATGATATAATTCATTTTATTAATCAAATAAAAACTCCGTATATAAATATTTTAAATAAAATCATTAGTAAAAATTTTAAATTTAGAGATATAATAAGTATTGACGATTATGGTATTAAATTTATTATTAATAATACAGATTTAGATCATTTATGTATTGTATTAAATCATATAAATGATTCTTTAAAAAATAAATTTATTTCTAATATGTCGTATGAAAAATATGAGTATTTTAAAAAAAATAATCTATTAAATCAATCAATTACTGATGATATAATATATTTGAAAAAAAACTTGTTACTTAAAAATATAAAAAATTTTATACGAGATAATAAGATTATCATTCGAAAAAAATAG
- a CDS encoding flagellar biosynthetic protein FliR — MTHNLLYKYIFGMSSKIILIMSRILSTLMYSKIFSYINYDLSIKFFLVYLISYLLEPFVSGYNVNNYDMEFFIILFNQIIIGIAIGFLFQCLFSSILLVGEIISSQIGLSFSTFFDSGNHFYSLVFSQFLNIFFLFVFFIYNGHLKLIIFLIKSFDIFPLYNTFIYKNIFLSIINFSSLIFLNGVYCVLPILFFFLILFIACVLLNRLVPNTSLFSSFPIIIFAVGLMLLKYFICRFYGFSKILLDYLFYYLKMYVFKLLNYS; from the coding sequence ATGACACATAACTTACTTTATAAATATATTTTTGGTATGAGTAGTAAAATTATATTAATTATGTCGCGTATTTTATCTACTTTAATGTATTCTAAGATATTCAGTTATATTAATTATGATTTATCTATTAAATTTTTTTTGGTATATTTAATTAGCTATTTATTAGAACCATTTGTATCTGGTTATAATGTTAATAATTATGATATGGAATTTTTTATAATTTTATTTAATCAAATTATAATAGGAATAGCAATAGGATTTTTGTTTCAATGTTTATTTTCTTCTATACTTTTAGTAGGAGAAATTATTAGTTCTCAGATTGGTTTATCGTTCTCTACTTTTTTTGATTCAGGGAATCATTTTTATTCTTTAGTTTTTTCACAGTTTTTAAATATTTTTTTTTTATTTGTATTTTTCATATATAATGGTCATTTAAAATTAATTATTTTTTTGATAAAAAGTTTTGATATATTTCCATTATATAATACATTTATATATAAAAATATTTTTTTATCTATTATCAATTTTTCTAGTCTTATTTTTTTAAACGGAGTATATTGTGTTTTACCAATTTTGTTTTTTTTTTTAATTTTATTTATAGCATGCGTGCTATTAAATCGATTAGTACCTAATACATCTTTATTTTCTTCTTTTCCAATTATTATTTTTGCTGTTGGTTTGATGTTGTTAAAATACTTTATTTGTCGATTTTACGGATTTAGCAAAATTTTACTTGATTATTTATTTTATTACTTGAAAATGTATGTATTTAAGTTATTAAATTATTCTTAA
- a CDS encoding metallopeptidase TldD-related protein: MLFFYDIEKDLNILLHNMRQVIFYLNKKKYTGFIKIKKTYCLIVSNRYGVIDNIESFNYINSTVITYDNYRQYSTSSNDVSILGICNSIDKSIYLSKYTTKDKFIGLPDINLLYNNNKKINLFFPHSFSLEEINNLVNTADSAALNFDARIINTDSSIFEYFINIKIIGNSLGWIGNQLSTYNCLSSCVIARDNNSMEKDISYTVARDFNDLDDPIFIGQDSAKKSIAKLNSKKIRTQISPVIFSSDVSCDLFFCLMSAINGHVVYNKSTFLLNHLNKKIFPDWLNIFENPFLDKGLSSSLFDNEGVVTTARKIIHNGILQTWLLDTYSANRLNMYNTGHAGGAYNWLVSADTKFLTSFNQILYSMYQGFLITELIGDGFNIMTGEYSCGACGFWIEKGKIEYSVNEVTISGNLLNMYKNIICIADDINIKNKVQCSSILIDKVQISGI; encoded by the coding sequence ATGTTATTTTTTTATGATATAGAAAAAGATTTAAATATTTTACTGCATAATATGCGGCAGGTAATATTTTATTTAAATAAAAAAAAATATACTGGTTTTATTAAAATAAAAAAAACATATTGTTTAATCGTATCAAATCGATATGGAGTTATAGACAATATTGAATCATTTAATTATATTAATAGTACAGTTATTACATACGATAATTATCGTCAATATTCTACATCATCCAATGACGTATCTATTTTAGGAATATGTAATTCTATTGATAAATCAATTTATCTATCTAAGTATACAACTAAAGATAAATTTATCGGTTTACCTGATATAAATTTATTATATAATAATAATAAAAAAATAAATTTATTTTTTCCTCATTCTTTTAGTCTAGAGGAAATTAATAATTTAGTCAATACAGCAGATTCTGCAGCTTTGAATTTTGATGCTAGAATTATTAATACAGATAGTTCTATTTTTGAATATTTTATTAATATTAAGATTATAGGAAATAGTTTAGGTTGGATAGGAAATCAACTATCTACATATAATTGTTTATCTAGTTGTGTTATAGCCCGTGATAATAATTCGATGGAAAAAGATATTAGTTATACTGTTGCAAGAGATTTTAATGATTTAGATGATCCTATATTTATAGGTCAGGATAGCGCAAAAAAAAGTATTGCAAAATTAAATTCGAAAAAAATACGTACGCAAATTTCTCCTGTTATATTTAGTTCTGATGTTTCTTGTGATTTATTTTTTTGCTTAATGAGTGCAATTAATGGACATGTTGTATATAATAAATCAACATTTTTATTAAATCATTTAAATAAAAAAATTTTTCCTGATTGGTTAAATATTTTTGAAAATCCATTTTTGGACAAAGGTTTATCGTCTTCATTATTTGATAATGAAGGTGTGGTAACTACTGCTAGAAAGATTATACATAACGGTATTTTACAAACATGGTTGTTAGATACATATTCAGCTAATCGTTTAAATATGTATAACACTGGACATGCTGGAGGAGCATATAACTGGTTAGTATCAGCAGATACTAAATTTTTAACATCGTTTAATCAAATTTTATATTCTATGTATCAAGGATTTTTAATTACTGAATTAATAGGTGATGGTTTTAATATAATGACTGGAGAGTATTCATGTGGTGCATGTGGTTTTTGGATAGAAAAAGGAAAAATAGAATATTCTGTTAATGAAGTTACTATTTCCGGTAATTTGTTGAATATGTATAAAAATATTATTTGTATAGCTGATGATATAAATATAAAAAATAAAGTTCAATGTTCTTCTATATTGATAGATAAAGTACAAATTTCTGGAATTTAG
- the fliQ gene encoding flagellar biosynthesis protein FliQ → MNQEFLITLFQDSIKFALLLSAPCLLSTLLSGVLMSVFQASVQINEQTLSFIPKIISVFLSFIFFGPWMLQLTIEYIKNIFHIISIMN, encoded by the coding sequence ATGAATCAAGAATTTTTGATTACATTATTCCAAGATTCTATTAAGTTTGCGTTATTATTATCCGCACCTTGTTTGTTATCTACGTTATTGAGTGGTGTATTAATGAGTGTATTTCAAGCATCAGTACAAATAAATGAACAAACATTATCGTTTATACCTAAGATAATATCAGTATTTTTATCTTTTATTTTTTTTGGACCTTGGATGCTTCAACTTACTATAGAATATATAAAAAATATTTTTCATATAATATCAATTATGAATTAA
- the rpmB gene encoding 50S ribosomal protein L28, which translates to MSKICQITKKKPMLGQNRSHAMNATKRKFSLNIQYHSFWLPSQNKKIKIRISAKGLRMVNKFGIEKIYKKYII; encoded by the coding sequence ATGTCAAAAATATGTCAAATCACTAAAAAAAAACCAATGTTGGGCCAAAATCGCTCACATGCCATGAACGCAACTAAAAGAAAATTTTCTTTAAATATACAATATCATTCGTTCTGGTTACCAAGTCAAAATAAAAAAATAAAAATACGTATATCTGCAAAAGGATTGAGAATGGTAAATAAATTTGGAATTGAAAAAATATATAAAAAATATATTATATAA
- the fliF gene encoding flagellar basal-body MS-ring/collar protein FliF yields the protein MDVINILFLKIKKYWHHFLIYISHRLKFIIFTICIILFFICSIFFWFNKVNYVVLYDNLSDTDGKWIVSKLQDMHISYRFNNSYKTLLVPEDKLNELHFYLLNNQDIKQKTDGFELLDKEKFGISQFHEYINYNRGLEGELSNTLERIFPIQHARVHLVCKHDTDFFREKQVPSASIVLTLFPNTQLNTEQIDAITLLVSGSIPDLSTDHVVVVNQYGNVLNKFTLNQNKFFKKNQYKKINFLEQYLCDRINQLLVPMYGSKNVIVRVTAGVEFDNTIINNSNVDHLHVTSSYPKKILENILDIIPYKNNILDNSLKQSFLELSVMKMLRKSCTKQGLKNNLFYKNFLLNKQFIYLNHSIIPNKKNFSDNVKKKIIDSNTRYVNDLVFFPGFKNSDIRNLTITILINYKQNDLGVFVPLSIRELQDVEKLVKLAINFSDSRGDRINIINNMFATVDTNLHHQNHYLNIKFNLYYMLVIFFGMLIFILIFFLFIKDNRINNNKKNFLKSSNNTEARLKNSFNKNLNKLNLKTDNTLNKHDVPIKNDIFSKNPKIIEKIIRYWMNKK from the coding sequence ATGGATGTTATAAATATATTATTTCTTAAAATTAAAAAATATTGGCATCATTTTTTAATTTATATATCACATCGATTAAAATTTATTATCTTTACTATTTGTATTATTTTATTTTTTATATGTTCTATTTTTTTTTGGTTTAATAAAGTTAATTATGTAGTATTATATGATAATTTATCGGATACGGATGGTAAATGGATTGTATCTAAATTACAAGATATGCATATATCATATCGGTTTAATAATTCTTATAAAACTTTATTAGTTCCAGAAGATAAACTGAATGAATTACATTTTTATTTATTAAATAATCAGGATATTAAACAAAAAACTGATGGTTTTGAATTATTAGATAAAGAAAAATTTGGTATTAGTCAATTTCATGAGTATATTAATTATAATCGTGGATTAGAAGGTGAATTATCAAATACTTTAGAGCGTATATTTCCTATTCAGCATGCTCGAGTACATTTAGTTTGTAAACATGATACTGATTTTTTTAGAGAAAAACAAGTCCCGTCTGCATCTATAGTTTTAACTTTATTTCCAAATACACAACTAAATACTGAACAAATAGATGCGATTACTTTATTAGTGTCAGGTAGTATACCGGATTTATCGACTGATCATGTTGTTGTTGTTAATCAGTATGGAAATGTATTAAATAAATTTACATTAAATCAAAATAAATTTTTTAAAAAAAATCAATATAAAAAAATTAATTTTTTAGAACAATATTTATGTGATCGTATTAATCAACTGTTAGTTCCTATGTATGGATCAAAAAATGTAATAGTACGTGTTACTGCAGGAGTAGAATTCGATAATACTATAATAAATAATTCTAATGTAGATCATCTTCATGTAACTTCTTCTTATCCAAAAAAAATATTAGAAAATATTTTAGATATTATTCCGTATAAAAATAATATTTTAGATAATTCATTAAAACAATCATTTTTAGAATTATCTGTTATGAAGATGTTACGTAAATCGTGTACAAAACAAGGTTTAAAAAATAATTTATTTTATAAAAATTTTTTATTAAATAAACAATTTATTTATTTAAATCATTCTATTATACCCAATAAAAAAAATTTTTCTGATAATGTAAAAAAAAAAATAATTGATAGTAATACAAGATATGTAAATGATCTTGTTTTTTTTCCTGGTTTTAAAAATTCGGATATTCGAAATTTAACAATAACTATATTAATAAATTATAAACAAAATGATTTAGGTGTATTTGTTCCTTTATCTATACGTGAATTACAAGATGTAGAAAAATTAGTTAAATTAGCGATAAATTTCTCGGATAGTCGTGGTGATCGTATTAATATTATAAATAATATGTTTGCTACTGTAGATACTAATTTACATCATCAAAATCATTATTTAAATATAAAATTCAATTTATATTATATGTTAGTAATTTTTTTCGGAATGTTGATTTTTATTTTAATTTTTTTTTTATTTATTAAAGATAATCGAATTAATAATAATAAAAAAAATTTTTTAAAATCGTCAAATAATACAGAAGCACGTTTAAAAAATAGTTTTAATAAAAATTTAAATAAATTAAATTTAAAGACAGATAACACTTTAAATAAGCATGATGTTCCTATAAAAAATGATATTTTTAGTAAAAATCCAAAAATTATTGAAAAAATTATACGTTATTGGATGAATAAGAAATGA
- the rsmI gene encoding 16S rRNA (cytidine(1402)-2'-O)-methyltransferase: MYKKKNNIGLLYIVPTPIGNLLDITYRSVNILKKVDFIITENIKHTSILLNQFSIINKLLSLNTINEKKKTNQYINILKNGNNIAIVSKAGTPIINDPGYILVKHAYYNNIRVVPLPGACAAITALCASGLKANQFCYEGFLPNKKKKCEKKIYSLRKEKRTIILYESPKRLIHTVQLIKKIIGATRKITISKEITKKWENIQRGTAEQLLLIISNDIYWKKGEITIIIEGDKKNNTKTISSQALKIFNIIKKETNNTTAIKITKKICGLNKNVLYNKIIKENIL; encoded by the coding sequence ATGTATAAAAAAAAAAATAATATCGGTTTATTATATATTGTACCAACACCCATAGGAAACTTATTAGATATAACATATCGATCCGTCAATATTCTAAAAAAAGTAGATTTTATTATAACTGAAAATATTAAACATACATCAATTTTATTGAATCAATTTTCTATTATAAATAAATTATTATCTTTAAATACTATTAACGAAAAAAAAAAAACTAATCAATATATTAATATATTAAAAAATGGTAATAATATTGCAATTGTATCTAAAGCCGGAACTCCAATTATTAATGATCCCGGATATATATTAGTCAAGCATGCATATTATAATAATATTCGTGTAGTACCACTACCTGGAGCATGTGCAGCAATTACAGCTCTCTGTGCTTCAGGATTAAAAGCTAATCAATTTTGTTATGAAGGATTTTTACCAAATAAAAAAAAAAAATGTGAAAAAAAAATATATTCTTTACGAAAAGAAAAACGAACAATAATTTTATATGAATCTCCAAAACGATTAATACATACAGTACAATTAATAAAAAAAATTATAGGTGCTACACGAAAGATTACAATTTCTAAAGAAATAACTAAAAAATGGGAAAATATACAGAGAGGAACAGCTGAACAATTATTATTAATAATTAGTAATGATATATACTGGAAAAAAGGAGAAATAACTATTATTATTGAAGGAGATAAAAAAAATAATACAAAAACTATATCTTCACAAGCATTAAAAATATTTAATATAATAAAAAAAGAAACTAATAATACTACAGCAATAAAAATTACCAAAAAAATATGTGGACTTAATAAAAATGTTCTTTATAATAAAATTATTAAAGAAAATATTTTATGA
- a CDS encoding FliH/SctL family protein, with protein MKNIVNNNLWKVWNPKKPNKNSSILKKSDIIKYKKSLFSDVLKKKNKPIYSKIYKKGYQQGLIAGYKKGYFIGWTQGLHHSHNFLLENTTRCIQIQYADLLKKFKVAINDFNDSFSKRLMKIVLHISKILVDDIFLINKNYFIKRIQKLMEQSKFIFNKLQLHVHPNNYRLIIKKFGTLMDKYNWTVISNEKMDLNSYRIVTSDEEIDASISSFWDKINNAANLLD; from the coding sequence ATGAAAAATATTGTAAATAATAATTTATGGAAAGTATGGAATCCAAAAAAACCGAATAAAAATTCCAGTATATTAAAGAAATCCGATATTATTAAATATAAAAAATCGTTATTTTCCGATGTTTTAAAGAAAAAAAATAAACCTATATATTCAAAAATTTATAAAAAAGGATACCAACAAGGTTTAATTGCTGGATACAAAAAAGGATATTTTATTGGATGGACACAAGGCTTGCATCACTCTCATAATTTTTTATTAGAAAATACAACAAGATGTATACAAATACAATATGCTGATTTATTAAAAAAATTTAAAGTTGCTATAAATGATTTTAATGATAGTTTTTCAAAACGATTAATGAAAATTGTATTGCATATTTCAAAAATTTTAGTAGATGATATTTTTTTAATTAATAAAAATTATTTTATTAAAAGAATTCAAAAATTAATGGAACAATCAAAATTTATATTTAATAAACTTCAATTACATGTACATCCTAACAATTATAGGTTGATAATAAAAAAATTTGGAACCTTGATGGATAAATATAATTGGACTGTTATTAGTAATGAAAAAATGGATCTTAATAGTTACCGCATTGTTACTTCTGATGAAGAAATAGATGCTTCTATATCATCTTTTTGGGATAAAATAAATAATGCAGCAAATTTATTGGATTAA
- a CDS encoding FliI/YscN family ATPase — MNSLLNAWFNKIDEFEKKIFSFSHDTSYGRVLSVNNLIIEATGIYLPIGNFCWVERIYNNILSGIICKIIGFKKKIVFLVPIYNLDGVFPGAKVFSQCNINNNITKYSSCPFGYRLLGRVLDSFGYPLDNLGEITSKRKPFNFFESFINPLQRFPITDILDTGVRAINSLLTIGRGQRMGIFSQPGIGKSMLLGMISRHTDADIIVVSLVGERGREVKEFIDNVLGVHSLKKSVVIVSPADVSPILKIQSVQYATSIAEYFCKKNNHVLLIVDSLTRYAMAYREVSNAMHEVPVLKGYPASIFSNIPYLIERTGNINPNGLGSITAFYTVLTEGDEYNDPILDIAKSVLDGHIILSKLLSESGHYPAIDIEKSISRSMHSIVNRNHYKNSIYLKKLISCYYRHHDLINLGVYSSGTNKLLDNSIKIWSNLEKFLQQKFLECCTYTQSMSELTKLLQNI; from the coding sequence ATGAATTCTTTATTAAATGCCTGGTTTAACAAAATTGATGAATTTGAAAAAAAAATTTTCTCTTTTTCTCATGATACTTCATATGGTCGAGTATTAAGTGTAAACAATTTAATTATTGAGGCAACTGGAATATATTTGCCTATTGGGAATTTTTGTTGGGTAGAAAGAATATATAATAATATATTATCAGGAATTATATGTAAAATTATAGGTTTTAAAAAAAAAATTGTTTTTTTAGTTCCTATCTATAATTTAGACGGTGTTTTTCCAGGAGCAAAGGTTTTTTCACAATGCAATATAAACAATAATATTACTAAATATTCTAGTTGCCCGTTTGGGTATCGATTGTTGGGTCGAGTATTAGATAGTTTTGGTTATCCTTTAGATAATTTAGGAGAAATTACATCAAAAAGAAAACCATTTAATTTTTTTGAATCATTTATTAATCCATTACAAAGATTTCCGATTACAGATATTTTAGATACTGGGGTGCGAGCTATTAATAGTTTATTGACTATCGGTAGAGGACAAAGAATGGGTATATTTTCACAACCTGGTATTGGAAAAAGTATGTTGCTCGGAATGATATCTAGACATACTGATGCTGATATAATCGTAGTTTCTTTAGTTGGTGAAAGAGGTAGAGAAGTAAAAGAATTTATAGATAATGTTTTAGGTGTTCATAGTTTAAAAAAATCAGTAGTTATTGTTTCGCCTGCTGATGTTTCCCCTATTTTAAAAATTCAGTCTGTTCAGTATGCAACATCTATTGCAGAATATTTTTGTAAAAAAAATAATCATGTTTTATTAATAGTTGATTCATTAACACGGTATGCTATGGCGTATCGAGAAGTATCAAATGCTATGCATGAAGTTCCTGTATTAAAAGGTTATCCTGCTTCTATTTTTTCAAATATTCCATATTTAATTGAACGTACAGGTAATATTAATCCTAATGGATTAGGGTCTATTACTGCTTTTTATACTGTCCTCACGGAAGGAGATGAATATAATGATCCAATCTTGGATATTGCAAAATCTGTACTAGATGGTCATATTATTTTATCAAAATTATTATCAGAATCTGGTCATTATCCAGCCATTGATATCGAAAAATCTATTAGTCGATCAATGCATTCTATTGTAAATAGAAACCATTATAAAAATTCTATATATTTAAAAAAATTAATTTCATGTTATTATCGTCATCATGACCTAATTAATTTAGGTGTTTATTCTTCTGGAACAAATAAGTTACTAGATAATTCTATTAAAATTTGGTCAAATTTAGAAAAATTTTTACAACAAAAATTTTTGGAATGTTGTACGTATACACAATCAATGTCAGAATTAACTAAATTATTACAAAATATTTAG
- the rpmG gene encoding 50S ribosomal protein L33, producing MAKNNRIKIKLISSSGSKHYYTTTKNKRNQTNKLKIKKYDPIIRKHVLYEERKIK from the coding sequence ATGGCTAAAAATAATAGAATTAAAATAAAACTAATTTCATCTAGTGGAAGTAAACACTACTACACCACTACAAAAAACAAACGCAATCAAACTAATAAATTAAAAATTAAGAAATACGATCCAATTATTAGAAAACATGTTTTATACGAAGAAAGAAAAATTAAATAA
- a CDS encoding FliM/FliN family flagellar motor switch protein: MENFVNKKEVIHQETQNKNSDENIVDNSMLNNLSVMSVPVSITIELGKNKITIYELLQLSHGSILELEDTVDKPLNIFVNNCLIALGELVVHNEKYGVRIVKLLHK, from the coding sequence ATGGAAAATTTTGTGAATAAAAAAGAAGTTATACATCAAGAAACACAGAATAAAAATTCTGATGAAAATATAGTAGATAATTCTATGTTAAATAATTTATCTGTTATGTCTGTTCCTGTTTCTATTACTATAGAGTTAGGAAAAAATAAAATTACTATTTATGAATTATTACAGTTATCACACGGATCTATATTAGAATTAGAAGATACAGTAGACAAGCCATTAAACATTTTTGTTAATAATTGTTTAATTGCATTAGGTGAATTAGTTGTACATAATGAAAAATACGGTGTTCGTATAGTAAAACTATTACACAAATAA
- the ppa gene encoding inorganic diphosphatase codes for MKKTKNFTQIPTGKNIPDDIYGIIEIPAYSTPVKYELHKSFQMLYVDRFIPTNMFYPCNYGFINHTLSLDGDPLDVLIPSPYPLQPTSIIRCRPIGLLDMEDESGIDEKIIAVPHNKITQEYINIRNINQLPKLLKKQIVYFFKNYKKLEKNKSVKINGWKDVEYAKLEIINAVNRYKNLNL; via the coding sequence ATGAAAAAAACAAAAAATTTTACTCAAATACCTACAGGAAAAAATATTCCTGATGACATATATGGGATTATAGAAATTCCTGCATATTCTACTCCTGTAAAATATGAATTACACAAATCCTTTCAAATGTTATATGTCGACAGATTTATACCTACTAATATGTTTTATCCTTGTAATTACGGATTTATAAATCATACTCTATCGTTAGATGGAGATCCATTAGATGTTTTAATACCAAGCCCGTATCCACTACAACCTACATCTATCATTCGATGTCGTCCTATCGGATTATTAGATATGGAAGATGAATCAGGGATAGATGAAAAAATAATTGCTGTACCACATAATAAAATTACACAAGAATATATAAATATTCGTAATATTAACCAATTACCAAAATTACTAAAAAAGCAAATTGTTTATTTCTTTAAAAATTATAAAAAATTAGAAAAAAATAAATCAGTTAAAATAAATGGATGGAAAGATGTTGAATATGCAAAATTAGAAATAATAAATGCTGTTAATAGATATAAAAATCTAAATTTATAA
- the fliP gene encoding flagellar type III secretion system pore protein FliP (The bacterial flagellar biogenesis protein FliP forms a type III secretion system (T3SS)-type pore required for flagellar assembly.) → MLYKNIISNLSVIPLFLLTNTSNNNANNIINNGFDIFNLSIQSSILLTILSLAPILLLMTTCFTRIIIVFNFLRTALGTPYSPPNQVLIALSLFLTFFIMSPVLDKISSTAIVPLYKHEININVASANIIKPLYKFMLQQTRKSDISALLRLSKGSSHKIDKIDKIDKIDINEIPISVLIPAFMISELKTAFQIGFTIFLPFLIIDLVVASVLMSLGMMMVPPATIALPLKLILFVLSDGWKLLIISLSKSFFV, encoded by the coding sequence ATGTTATATAAAAATATAATTTCTAACTTATCTGTTATTCCACTTTTTTTATTGACAAATACGTCTAATAATAATGCAAATAATATAATTAATAACGGATTTGATATATTTAATTTATCTATTCAATCATCAATACTATTAACTATTTTAAGTTTAGCTCCTATATTGTTATTAATGACGACATGTTTTACTCGTATTATTATTGTTTTTAATTTTTTAAGAACTGCATTAGGAACACCTTATTCTCCTCCTAATCAAGTATTGATAGCACTATCTTTGTTTTTAACATTTTTTATTATGTCCCCAGTATTAGATAAAATATCTAGTACAGCAATTGTACCGTTATATAAACATGAAATTAATATAAATGTAGCTTCTGCTAATATTATAAAACCATTATATAAGTTTATGCTGCAACAGACTAGAAAATCTGATATTTCTGCATTGTTACGGTTATCTAAAGGATCATCACATAAAATAGATAAAATAGATAAAATAGATAAAATAGATATAAATGAAATACCTATCAGTGTATTAATACCAGCATTTATGATTAGTGAATTGAAAACTGCTTTTCAAATTGGTTTTACAATTTTTTTACCATTTTTAATTATTGATTTAGTAGTCGCGAGTGTTTTAATGTCTTTAGGTATGATGATGGTTCCACCTGCTACAATTGCTTTACCTTTAAAACTAATATTATTTGTTTTGTCGGATGGATGGAAATTATTAATTATATCTCTTTCAAAAAGTTTTTTTGTTTAA